From a region of the Synechococcales cyanobacterium T60_A2020_003 genome:
- a CDS encoding amidohydrolase: MQATTLQPLPVNPSRIRADIQALQPQLVNWRRHLHQRPELAFQEQQTAIFIIEKLKEWQIPYQAEVAETGIVAVIEGDRPGPVLAIRADMDALPIQEENQVAYRSLRDGLMHACGHDGHVAIALGTAYYLATHRSNFAGTVKIIFQPAEEGPGGAKPMIDAGALRNPDVDAVIGLHLWNNLPLGTVGIRSGPMMAAVELFELKIRGKGGHGAMPHQTVDSIVVASQVVNALQTIVSRNVDPLKSGVVTVGSFHAGKANNVIANSAELTGTIRYFDPSLDGFFQERFEQIVAGVCQTYGAHYDLDYWQLYPPLINNEAIANLVRSVAEQVIETAAGVVPECQTMGGEDMSFFLQEVPGCYFFLGAANPSLDLAYPHHHPRFDFDETALSVGVELFTRCVESFCV; the protein is encoded by the coding sequence ATGCAAGCTACAACTCTTCAACCTCTCCCGGTGAATCCGTCTCGTATCCGTGCTGATATTCAAGCTTTGCAACCGCAGCTTGTAAACTGGCGACGGCACCTGCATCAGCGTCCAGAACTCGCATTTCAAGAACAGCAAACGGCCATTTTTATTATCGAAAAGCTAAAAGAGTGGCAGATTCCGTACCAAGCCGAAGTGGCAGAGACGGGTATTGTTGCGGTGATTGAGGGCGATCGCCCTGGCCCCGTGTTGGCAATTCGAGCTGATATGGATGCCCTCCCGATTCAGGAAGAAAATCAGGTGGCCTACCGTTCGCTTCGGGATGGTTTGATGCACGCCTGCGGTCATGATGGTCATGTGGCGATCGCCCTGGGTACGGCCTACTACTTGGCGACCCACCGTTCCAACTTTGCGGGCACCGTTAAGATCATCTTTCAGCCTGCCGAAGAAGGCCCCGGTGGTGCGAAGCCGATGATTGACGCGGGGGCACTGCGTAATCCGGACGTGGATGCCGTGATTGGTCTACACCTGTGGAATAATCTGCCCTTGGGAACCGTCGGCATTCGCAGTGGCCCCATGATGGCGGCAGTCGAACTCTTTGAACTCAAAATTCGCGGAAAGGGAGGCCACGGCGCAATGCCTCACCAAACCGTAGATTCTATCGTCGTTGCATCCCAGGTGGTGAATGCCCTACAAACGATCGTGTCGCGGAATGTTGATCCCCTTAAATCGGGGGTGGTTACCGTAGGAAGTTTTCACGCAGGTAAAGCCAATAACGTGATTGCGAACTCTGCCGAGCTAACAGGTACAATTCGTTATTTTGATCCCTCTCTGGATGGATTCTTCCAGGAACGGTTTGAACAAATCGTCGCGGGTGTATGCCAAACCTACGGGGCGCACTACGATTTGGACTATTGGCAACTGTATCCGCCGTTGATCAACAATGAGGCGATCGCAAATTTGGTGCGATCCGTCGCGGAGCAGGTCATCGAAACCGCTGCTGGCGTGGTGCCAGAGTGTCAGACGATGGGGGGTGAGGATATGTCTTTCTTCTTGCAGGAAGTACCCGGCTGCTACTTTTTCCTGGGTGCCGCAAATCCGTCCCTCGATTTGGCCTATCCCCATCACCATCCTCGGTTTGATTTTGACGAAACAGCGTTGAGTGTCGGGGTGGAACTATTCACACGGTGTGTAGAGTCCTTTTGCGTATAG
- a CDS encoding NAD(P)/FAD-dependent oxidoreductase has protein sequence MKLSSKNLDLRLDTVYDAIVVGGGMGGLSAAIYLARYGLKCLVIEKGRGRSLWMQDLRNYLGFDPDTPGRDILRHGVNQAINWGADYLNGYVEDVTDDGETFSVRVKVGKKESIYPIFRSKYLIAASGVIDVLPQLEDMQNVYDYAGYTLHVCMICDGFDMWDQKAVLIVGKESQINAAFVLNWFTPYISVLTHGLCTVGDEMRQKLADHGYPLYEAPIARFLGENHKMSGVELTDGTVVEATTGLINMGSIYHNKYLKGIDGLEWDGENLITNTMAQTSHERIFALGDLKQGLNQVSIAVADGTLAATQIWRNIRRASEPRKWEENVTSLSVAQ, from the coding sequence ATGAAGCTCTCAAGTAAAAATTTAGATCTTCGTTTAGATACGGTTTACGATGCCATCGTCGTTGGTGGAGGTATGGGGGGGCTTTCTGCCGCGATTTATCTGGCTCGCTATGGCCTCAAGTGCCTGGTGATTGAAAAGGGGCGAGGGCGATCGCTCTGGATGCAAGATCTCCGCAACTATCTAGGCTTTGACCCCGATACGCCCGGTCGCGATATTTTGCGGCACGGTGTCAATCAGGCGATTAATTGGGGCGCAGACTATCTCAATGGCTACGTAGAAGACGTCACCGATGATGGAGAGACATTTTCAGTACGCGTGAAAGTCGGCAAAAAAGAGAGCATCTATCCCATTTTTCGCAGCAAGTATCTGATTGCAGCATCCGGTGTGATCGATGTGCTGCCTCAGCTTGAGGATATGCAAAATGTCTACGATTACGCAGGATATACCCTCCATGTCTGCATGATCTGTGATGGATTTGATATGTGGGATCAGAAAGCGGTGCTGATCGTGGGTAAAGAGTCTCAGATTAATGCGGCCTTTGTGCTCAACTGGTTTACACCTTACATCTCTGTTCTCACTCATGGCCTATGTACCGTTGGCGATGAGATGAGACAGAAACTCGCTGATCATGGTTATCCGCTGTATGAAGCTCCGATCGCTCGTTTCTTAGGTGAGAATCACAAAATGAGCGGGGTAGAACTCACGGATGGTACGGTGGTGGAAGCGACCACGGGCTTAATCAACATGGGATCTATCTATCACAACAAGTATTTGAAAGGGATTGACGGCTTAGAGTGGGATGGTGAAAATTTAATCACCAACACCATGGCGCAAACCAGTCACGAGCGGATCTTTGCCTTGGGCGATCTCAAGCAGGGCTTAAACCAGGTTTCAATCGCCGTTGCCGATGGCACTCTGGCAGCAACGCAGATTTGGCGGAATATTCGTCGCGCTAGTGAGCCGCGTAAGTGGGAAGAGAATGTTACTTCTCTTTCCGTGGCTCAATAG
- a CDS encoding protein kinase, whose amino-acid sequence MQPPLPNGTLLQNRYRLLGVLGQGGFGRTYLAEDQGRFNERCALKEFIPMLGSEQMLQKSKELFQREAAVLYQINHPQVPQFRATFEDDQRLYLVQDYVQGKTFRQLLEDRQARSMTFSEAEVLQLMRQLLPVLAHIHSKGIVHRDISPENIILRQTDNLPVLIDFGVVKEIATRVQATTAPQYTTVGKMGYAPGEQMQTGQAYPNSDLYSLAATAVVLLTGREPRDLYDDRALVWHWQNWARVSPGFAAILNRMLSYRPGDRYQSAAEVMNALQTMGYSYPTQPIAQPSNPYPAASPSTPNVSAMPTVAVGRQYTPTNAAPPSYSPTQAVPSPAKPSNSSMWDNPWAVFLMCLGLAIVTGITSWAVWSAILSQQPTQPTPSPTPTETPTASPTSTPTETPTTQPVEYSQRITLEPDVPVSLDGNLKANETVNYIFTAEQGQTLKAGLTEEGVLMTIYAPNREPIARARRVRSWEGTLDYSGEYVVQIQPVRGVTASNYDLVLELQSAEEPEPTPTEPSPTPTETTEPEPEIVSERVQFPDGSSGAQVSARVGPSLVRRYLLQAQEGQIMSAQITQGDVRLDVYRPSGSPISGANGVIFWQGTLDESGTFVIDVYSDNQDFFTLDLSVVGE is encoded by the coding sequence ATGCAACCCCCGCTCCCGAACGGAACTCTGCTTCAAAACCGCTACCGCTTGCTCGGTGTTCTTGGGCAAGGGGGCTTTGGTCGAACCTACCTAGCGGAAGACCAAGGACGTTTCAATGAACGCTGTGCCCTCAAAGAATTTATTCCCATGCTGGGCAGCGAACAAATGCTGCAAAAGTCGAAAGAGCTTTTTCAGCGGGAAGCTGCCGTTCTCTACCAAATCAACCACCCCCAAGTGCCGCAGTTTCGTGCCACGTTTGAAGACGATCAGCGGCTTTATCTCGTCCAAGACTACGTGCAGGGCAAGACCTTCCGCCAACTGCTAGAGGATCGGCAGGCACGCAGCATGACTTTTTCCGAAGCAGAAGTGCTCCAACTCATGCGGCAACTGTTACCCGTCCTGGCCCATATCCACAGTAAGGGCATTGTGCATCGGGATATTTCCCCGGAAAACATTATTCTCCGCCAGACCGATAATCTGCCGGTGCTCATTGATTTTGGTGTGGTCAAAGAAATAGCGACACGGGTACAGGCCACCACCGCGCCCCAGTATACGACGGTGGGCAAGATGGGCTATGCCCCCGGTGAACAAATGCAGACGGGGCAAGCCTACCCCAATAGCGACCTATACTCCCTGGCTGCCACTGCTGTTGTGCTCCTGACGGGTCGAGAACCTCGTGATTTGTATGACGATCGCGCCTTGGTCTGGCACTGGCAAAATTGGGCGAGGGTCAGTCCGGGCTTTGCGGCGATTTTGAACCGAATGCTGAGCTATCGTCCAGGCGATCGCTACCAATCTGCTGCTGAAGTGATGAATGCGCTGCAAACGATGGGGTATTCCTACCCGACCCAGCCGATCGCCCAGCCGAGCAATCCTTACCCAGCGGCATCTCCATCGACTCCCAATGTATCGGCGATGCCCACCGTAGCCGTGGGGCGGCAATACACCCCCACCAATGCGGCTCCCCCCTCCTACTCTCCGACCCAGGCCGTACCCTCCCCGGCCAAGCCGAGCAATTCATCCATGTGGGATAACCCGTGGGCCGTGTTTCTCATGTGTTTGGGACTTGCCATTGTTACGGGCATTACCTCCTGGGCGGTGTGGAGCGCCATTCTTTCCCAGCAGCCGACTCAGCCAACCCCCAGCCCAACGCCCACCGAAACGCCGACTGCGAGTCCAACCAGTACTCCCACCGAAACTCCAACGACTCAGCCTGTGGAGTACAGCCAGCGCATCACCTTAGAACCTGATGTTCCGGTATCCCTGGACGGCAATCTTAAGGCCAACGAAACGGTGAACTATATCTTTACAGCAGAGCAGGGGCAAACTCTGAAGGCTGGACTGACGGAAGAAGGGGTCCTCATGACCATCTATGCGCCCAACCGAGAGCCGATTGCGCGGGCGCGGCGGGTGCGATCCTGGGAAGGAACCCTGGACTACTCTGGGGAATACGTGGTGCAGATCCAGCCTGTCCGTGGGGTAACGGCGAGCAACTATGACCTAGTTCTAGAACTCCAATCTGCCGAGGAGCCAGAACCGACGCCCACGGAACCTTCCCCCACGCCTACGGAAACCACTGAACCCGAACCGGAAATCGTATCCGAACGCGTGCAGTTTCCAGACGGATCGTCGGGCGCGCAGGTGTCGGCACGGGTGGGGCCATCGCTGGTACGCCGCTACCTGCTACAGGCTCAAGAGGGGCAAATCATGAGTGCCCAAATTACCCAGGGTGATGTGCGCTTAGATGTCTATCGTCCGAGCGGATCGCCCATTTCTGGTGCCAATGGCGTTATCTTTTGGCAAGGAACCTTGGATGAAAGTGGCACGTTCGTCATTGACGTTTATTCTGATAACCAGGATTTCTTTACGCTCGACCTTAGCGTTGTAGGAGAGTAG
- the lepB gene encoding signal peptidase I: MASRLYRPAHPSCPPQRRNDSLLVEAAKTVGLALVLSLGLRHFVAEARYIPTGSMLPTLQVNDHLVIEKISYRFHAPQRGDIIVFMPSEQLQEQNPEIFKDAFIKRVIGLPGETIEVKNGTVFVNGKPLTENYTAAPPEYVYGPEVVPPDSYLVLGDNRNNSLDSHIWGYVPRENIIGRASVRIWPPNRVGEIGPQPPYAGASGE, translated from the coding sequence ATGGCTAGTCGTTTGTATCGTCCCGCTCATCCGTCCTGTCCCCCTCAACGCCGGAACGATAGTCTTCTGGTTGAGGCTGCAAAGACAGTTGGGCTAGCGTTAGTGTTATCGTTGGGTTTGCGCCATTTCGTCGCGGAAGCTCGGTACATCCCGACTGGCTCAATGCTGCCCACGTTGCAGGTCAATGATCATCTCGTCATTGAAAAGATTAGCTACCGATTTCATGCCCCTCAACGGGGTGACATCATTGTTTTCATGCCCTCAGAGCAGCTTCAAGAGCAAAATCCAGAAATCTTTAAAGATGCATTCATCAAACGGGTTATTGGTTTACCGGGTGAAACCATTGAGGTCAAAAACGGTACAGTGTTCGTGAATGGAAAACCGTTGACCGAAAACTACACCGCTGCTCCGCCAGAGTACGTGTATGGGCCAGAAGTCGTGCCTCCTGACTCCTATTTAGTATTAGGCGACAACCGCAACAACAGTCTTGATAGCCACATTTGGGGATATGTCCCCAGAGAGAACATCATTGGACGGGCATCGGTGCGTATTTGGCCTCCCAATCGTGTCGGCGAAATTGGGCCACAGCCTCCCTATGCTGGAGCGTCGGGTGAATGA
- a CDS encoding RidA family protein: MFERITLPNNILPPPSPYSHAVRAGDFLFVTGQLPQDPETGVISRGDIADQTRQVMENLKLVLEHANTSLDRVTMARIFLTDIRDISVVNEIYASYFDTDALPGRTTVGVLGLAGQGDVEIDLIVYCGN, encoded by the coding sequence ATGTTTGAACGGATTACCTTACCCAATAATATTTTGCCTCCTCCCTCTCCCTATTCCCATGCGGTGCGGGCGGGTGATTTTCTATTTGTCACTGGGCAACTTCCCCAAGATCCCGAAACGGGAGTGATCAGCCGCGGTGATATTGCGGATCAAACTCGGCAAGTCATGGAAAATCTCAAGCTAGTTCTGGAGCACGCTAACACCAGCTTGGATCGGGTGACGATGGCACGCATTTTCCTGACCGATATTCGCGACATTTCCGTGGTGAACGAGATTTATGCCTCCTATTTCGATACTGATGCGCTGCCTGGTCGTACCACCGTCGGAGTTCTAGGTTTGGCGGGGCAAGGCGATGTGGAAATTGACCTCATCGTTTACTGTGGCAATTAA
- a CDS encoding M23 family metallopeptidase, with translation MGDKASDTQAAIASTAQVNPTQIAALSEWQGASFPVEDFQTYTSPFGYRSSPDGGYSQEFHYGLDMAAPEGSYVRNWWSGTVVEVSDDSNCGTSVVVESGSWLHIYCHMSGYVDSDTQGRYMIDRDGGLKIYEGQTVVAGDRIGRVGMTGRTTGPHLHWGLKYDGNWVDPAFVLQAMYYSQQQTAQSIQ, from the coding sequence ATGGGTGATAAAGCATCGGATACGCAAGCGGCGATCGCGTCCACCGCTCAGGTAAATCCGACTCAAATTGCGGCGTTGAGTGAGTGGCAGGGCGCATCCTTCCCAGTTGAGGATTTCCAAACCTATACGTCTCCCTTTGGTTACCGTTCCTCGCCAGACGGTGGGTACTCCCAAGAATTTCACTATGGGTTAGATATGGCTGCGCCTGAAGGAAGCTATGTTCGCAACTGGTGGTCAGGAACGGTGGTGGAAGTGTCGGACGACAGCAATTGCGGTACGTCCGTTGTGGTGGAGTCGGGATCGTGGCTGCACATCTACTGCCACATGAGCGGCTACGTAGATTCTGACACCCAAGGGCGCTACATGATTGATCGGGATGGTGGACTGAAAATTTACGAAGGCCAGACGGTGGTAGCAGGCGATCGCATTGGTCGAGTCGGTATGACCGGACGCACTACTGGACCTCACCTCCACTGGGGCTTAAAGTACGATGGCAATTGGGTCGACCCGGCGTTTGTGCTGCAAGCAATGTATTACAGCCAGCAGCAGACAGCGCAATCTATTCAGTAG
- the lepB gene encoding signal peptidase I, whose product MSEKPSSPAIDSPKAAQPTENPWLEWLKTLGVSLVLAIGIRHFIVESRFIPSESMVPTLQVNDRLLVEKLSYYARDPKRGDIIVFLPPEGMKEMSPGFHQALIKRVIATPGDTFEMHGGVVYINGTAIAEDYTADEPCLDYCDLSAVTLPEDAYIALGDNRNRSSDSRVWGYVDRDDVIGRAWIRIWPPSRFGAIDAQPVYPVDGPNALNSVAPSTK is encoded by the coding sequence ATGAGCGAGAAACCCTCCAGTCCGGCTATCGATAGTCCAAAGGCTGCACAGCCTACCGAGAATCCCTGGTTAGAATGGCTAAAAACCCTGGGTGTAAGCCTGGTATTAGCGATAGGAATTCGGCATTTTATTGTGGAGTCTCGCTTTATTCCATCAGAATCGATGGTTCCGACCCTGCAAGTGAACGATCGCCTGTTGGTGGAGAAGCTGAGCTACTACGCTAGGGATCCCAAACGGGGGGACATTATTGTTTTCTTGCCACCGGAAGGAATGAAGGAAATGTCCCCTGGATTTCACCAAGCGTTGATCAAGCGGGTGATTGCCACTCCGGGCGACACATTTGAGATGCATGGCGGCGTTGTGTATATCAACGGAACGGCGATCGCCGAAGACTACACTGCCGATGAACCGTGCCTGGACTACTGTGACCTTTCTGCGGTCACGTTACCGGAAGACGCCTATATTGCCCTGGGTGACAATCGCAACCGCAGCAGCGATAGCCGCGTTTGGGGATATGTGGATCGGGATGATGTGATTGGTCGGGCTTGGATTCGGATTTGGCCGCCGAGTCGGTTTGGCGCGATCGATGCTCAGCCCGTTTATCCGGTTGATGGCCCCAATGCCCTAAATTCGGTTGCACCCAGCACGAAATGA
- a CDS encoding GAF domain-containing protein, whose protein sequence is MIQSSASMLATLSQGDRDRNLARVVEGLSVQNFRELLDQITYEFEFFLKAIDLINNNALETVLEQLLEAFTLKIGQILNADRTTIFLLDHEKEQLWSKVAQGEKDQGREITIPMTAGIAGHVAKSGKPLNIPDAYSHPLFNPDVDRQTGYRTRNILCIPILNRQEQVVAVVQLINKHGSSAFNTADELLFQDFASSIGVILESCNLFYIAARKQRGAEALLKATSCLAQSLDLERTLGVVMDEARDLMNADRSTLFLIDREKNELWSKVAVADGQNSLEIREIRLSVTRGIAGYVASTGQTLNIPNAYEDPRFDPTVDRETGYRTRNILCMPVYNSVGLLIGVTQLINKNQGNFTSSDEEFMQAFNSQAGIALENAQLFESVMLEKQYQRDILRSLSDAVISTDLQGRIVTINEAALELLGCPREEDTRDQQNSWTKHLVGRQVWEVVPIENLRMRIEDSLTVGARHYVPEQTLNFGLFQPSIDDKTKGMPILVVRDRTASDRFLPWNDRNQAADCVEAGLSIPATQVMEIERSLNLTVNPLTNPEGQVRGAVVVLEDISQEKRMKATMYRYMTPGVADKVMALGEHALMQGERKEVTILFSDIRGYTSLTEKLEASDVVSLLNNYFETMVEAVFNCHGTLDKFIGDALMAVFGAPLPLENHALMAVHSALDMRRRLDEFNTQRRFDAQPEIRIGIGISSGEVVSGNIGSRKRMDYTVIGDGVDISSRLEGVTKLYGDLEQSCNIILSEFTYQYCKDVVWVRELDRIRVKGKVKPISIFELLGDRTTPLDNTMHEFLDSYNAGRDAYRNRQFPKAIALFEQAQHLRKGDRTVNMYLERTREYIKNPPPENWDGVHTLTMK, encoded by the coding sequence ATGATCCAATCTTCTGCGAGTATGTTGGCTACCCTGTCTCAGGGCGATCGCGATCGGAACCTTGCTCGCGTTGTCGAAGGGCTGTCCGTTCAGAACTTCCGAGAGCTGCTCGACCAAATCACCTACGAGTTTGAATTTTTCCTCAAGGCGATCGATCTGATTAACAACAATGCGCTGGAAACAGTATTAGAACAACTCCTCGAAGCCTTCACCCTCAAAATTGGTCAAATCCTCAACGCCGATCGCACCACCATTTTTCTACTGGATCACGAAAAAGAGCAGCTTTGGTCGAAAGTCGCCCAAGGGGAAAAGGATCAAGGACGGGAAATTACGATTCCCATGACGGCAGGCATTGCCGGACATGTGGCGAAATCGGGGAAACCCCTCAATATTCCCGACGCCTACAGCCACCCCCTCTTCAATCCTGATGTCGATCGTCAAACCGGATACCGCACACGAAATATTCTCTGTATTCCTATTCTTAATCGACAGGAACAGGTCGTAGCGGTCGTTCAACTCATCAATAAACACGGAAGCTCCGCCTTTAATACCGCTGATGAGCTGCTGTTTCAAGACTTTGCTAGTTCCATCGGCGTTATTCTTGAAAGCTGCAATCTGTTTTACATTGCGGCGCGCAAACAGCGGGGAGCCGAAGCCTTGCTCAAAGCGACCTCCTGCCTTGCCCAAAGTTTGGATCTCGAAAGAACCTTGGGAGTGGTAATGGATGAGGCTCGCGATTTGATGAACGCCGATCGCAGCACGCTTTTCCTGATCGACCGGGAGAAAAATGAGCTGTGGTCTAAAGTGGCCGTTGCCGACGGTCAAAACTCCCTGGAAATCCGTGAAATTCGCCTCTCGGTCACCCGTGGCATTGCGGGCTACGTCGCTTCAACCGGACAAACCCTCAACATCCCCAACGCCTATGAAGATCCCCGCTTTGATCCAACTGTCGATCGGGAAACGGGCTATCGTACCCGCAATATTCTCTGCATGCCTGTCTATAACTCTGTGGGCCTGCTAATTGGCGTTACACAGTTGATCAACAAAAATCAGGGCAACTTCACCAGTTCTGATGAAGAGTTTATGCAGGCATTCAATAGCCAAGCCGGAATTGCGCTGGAAAATGCCCAATTGTTTGAAAGCGTCATGCTGGAAAAGCAGTATCAACGGGATATTTTGCGGAGCCTATCCGATGCGGTGATCTCGACGGATTTACAAGGCCGCATTGTCACCATTAACGAGGCGGCCCTGGAGCTTTTGGGCTGTCCACGGGAAGAAGATACCCGTGACCAGCAAAACTCTTGGACGAAACACTTGGTAGGGCGTCAGGTGTGGGAGGTGGTACCCATTGAGAATCTCCGCATGCGGATTGAAGATAGCTTAACCGTGGGTGCGCGCCACTACGTCCCCGAACAAACCCTCAACTTTGGCCTGTTCCAGCCGTCGATAGATGACAAGACCAAAGGAATGCCGATACTGGTCGTGCGCGATCGCACCGCGAGCGATCGCTTTCTGCCGTGGAATGATCGGAATCAGGCGGCAGACTGTGTGGAGGCAGGACTGTCCATTCCAGCCACTCAGGTTATGGAAATTGAGCGGAGTTTGAACCTAACCGTCAATCCGCTCACCAATCCCGAAGGCCAAGTCCGGGGAGCCGTGGTGGTGTTAGAAGATATCAGCCAGGAAAAACGGATGAAGGCAACCATGTATCGCTACATGACGCCCGGTGTTGCCGATAAGGTCATGGCCTTGGGTGAACATGCGCTGATGCAGGGAGAACGGAAAGAAGTGACGATCCTGTTCTCCGACATCCGAGGCTATACCTCCCTAACCGAGAAATTGGAAGCCTCTGACGTGGTGTCGCTGCTGAACAACTATTTTGAAACGATGGTAGAAGCGGTGTTCAACTGCCATGGAACCCTGGATAAGTTTATTGGCGATGCGCTGATGGCGGTATTTGGTGCGCCGCTGCCCCTCGAAAATCATGCCCTGATGGCCGTCCATTCTGCCCTAGATATGCGCCGCCGCCTCGATGAATTTAACACCCAGCGACGATTTGATGCTCAGCCCGAAATCCGTATTGGAATCGGGATTAGCTCCGGGGAAGTCGTATCGGGAAATATTGGCTCCCGGAAACGCATGGACTATACCGTGATTGGCGATGGCGTCGATATTAGCTCTCGTCTGGAAGGCGTGACCAAGCTCTATGGAGATTTGGAGCAAAGCTGCAATATTATCCTCAGCGAGTTTACCTATCAGTACTGTAAGGATGTGGTGTGGGTGCGCGAACTGGATCGTATCCGGGTGAAAGGGAAGGTGAAACCGATTAGCATTTTCGAGCTATTGGGCGATCGCACCACCCCGCTAGATAACACCATGCATGAATTTCTCGATAGCTACAACGCTGGGCGCGATGCCTACCGAAACCGTCAATTCCCAAAAGCGATCGCCCTGTTTGAGCAGGCTCAACACCTCCGTAAGGGCGATCGCACGGTGAATATGTATCTTGAGAGAACCCGCGAATACATCAAAAATCCGCCACCGGAGAATTGGGACGGAGTTCACACCCTAACCATGAAATAA
- the bioD gene encoding ATP-dependent dethiobiotin synthetase BioD — protein sequence MNALLIVGTDVAVGKTVVMSALAAYWHTYRHPETLGLMQPVAVSDRDRTTYTTLFHPYQSPEEITPEVISTTLPLPVELAQQGRSLAFDRIWRQFQILTAQREWVLLEGLGSLGTPLTSDTVMADLAWDWRLPTLLVVPVQAGAIAQAIAQVALARQMRVHLKGIVLNCTQPYTVDEVNALVPDRILRSLAHVPILGCMPYLDDPTNLSRLAQAASDLDLEQIMPLSSRFPFSA from the coding sequence TTGAACGCACTGCTGATTGTCGGAACGGATGTCGCTGTGGGTAAGACGGTCGTGATGTCGGCGTTGGCTGCCTACTGGCATACCTACCGTCATCCAGAGACCCTAGGATTGATGCAGCCTGTGGCGGTGAGCGATCGCGATCGCACCACTTATACCACCCTATTTCATCCGTATCAGTCCCCGGAGGAGATTACACCAGAGGTGATTTCGACGACGCTTCCCTTGCCTGTGGAGCTTGCCCAGCAGGGGCGATCGCTCGCCTTTGATCGCATTTGGCGACAGTTCCAGATTCTCACTGCTCAGCGGGAGTGGGTACTCCTGGAAGGACTAGGCAGTTTGGGCACGCCCCTAACCTCCGATACCGTCATGGCTGATCTCGCGTGGGATTGGCGATTACCTACCCTGTTGGTGGTTCCGGTACAGGCAGGGGCGATCGCTCAGGCCATAGCGCAGGTGGCCTTAGCCCGACAAATGCGCGTTCATCTCAAAGGGATTGTGTTGAACTGTACGCAGCCCTACACCGTGGATGAGGTGAATGCACTCGTACCGGATAGGATTTTGCGATCGCTCGCCCATGTTCCCATTTTGGGCTGTATGCCTTATCTGGATGATCCAACAAACTTATCTCGTCTAGCCCAAGCAGCCTCCGATCTGGATTTAGAACAAATCATGCCATTGTCATCGCGGTTCCCATTTTCCGCGTAG
- a CDS encoding thioredoxin family protein: MARTASTMLPLGTPVPSFQLPDTVSGAMISPETFADKKGLLVMFICQHCPFVKHVQQELAQLGKDVQADIGVIAISANDIANHPTDAPPYLKAMAETLGFTFPVCYDETQEVAKAFTAACTPDFFLFDGDRQLVYRGQLDDSRPGNDKPVTGADLRGAIAAIQVGTPVNPDQQPSIGCNIKWKPGNAPSYYG, from the coding sequence GTGGCAAGAACAGCTTCTACGATGCTGCCTTTGGGAACCCCCGTTCCTAGCTTTCAACTCCCGGATACGGTGTCAGGGGCGATGATTTCACCCGAAACGTTTGCGGACAAGAAAGGGCTGTTGGTGATGTTCATCTGCCAGCATTGTCCGTTTGTGAAGCATGTGCAGCAGGAACTAGCCCAATTAGGGAAGGATGTGCAGGCCGATATTGGGGTCATTGCCATTAGCGCCAATGACATCGCGAACCATCCTACGGATGCCCCTCCCTATCTGAAAGCAATGGCCGAAACCCTGGGGTTTACCTTCCCCGTGTGCTATGACGAAACCCAGGAGGTCGCGAAAGCCTTCACCGCTGCTTGTACACCCGACTTTTTCCTCTTTGATGGCGATCGCCAACTCGTCTACAGGGGGCAGCTCGACGACAGCCGACCCGGAAACGACAAGCCCGTGACCGGAGCCGATCTCCGAGGGGCGATCGCCGCGATCCAAGTCGGAACGCCCGTTAATCCCGATCAACAGCCCAGTATTGGCTGCAATATTAAATGGAAACCCGGAAACGCCCCCAGTTATTACGGCTAG